The genomic segment GGAAGGCGCGTACACCGAGGCGAACCCCGCCGCGACCCGCCCCGCCGACGCCGCGCCCGCCCAGGTTCACGTCGGCCCGGCCGCGCCCGCCATCACCACCCAGCCCAACCCCATCCCGCAGACGGCCGGCAGCGCCCCGGCCCTGCCCGCCGACTTCACGCTGCCCATGCCGGGGCGCGTGCTGCCCATCACGGACGTGCCCGACCCCGTCTTCAGCGGCCGGGTCATGGGTGACGGTTTCGCCATCGAACCCACGGGTGGCCGCGTCGTCGCGCCCGTCAGCGGCGAGGTCGTCACGCTGTTCCCCACCGGTCACGCCATCGGCCTGCGCGCCGACAACGGCCTGGAAGTCCTCGTGCACGTCGGCATCGACACCGTCAGCCTGAACGGCGAGGGCTTCACCGCCCGCGTCGCGCAGGGCGACCGCGTGACCGCCGGGCAGACCCTGGTGGACGTTGACCTGGACGCCGTGCGTCCCCGCGTGCCCAGCCTGATCACGCCCGTGATCTTCACCAACCTCGCCCCGGACCAGAGCGTGCAGATCGACGGTCAGACCGTCACCCTCAACTCCTGAAGTCCGGCGCCTGACCCTCAAGTCCGCGCGGGCGGCCATGACGTTCGCCCGCGCCCCCACCTTTCAAGGAGAACCATCATGGAACAGCACTTCACCGTCACCGCCGAACACGGCCTGCACGCCCGCCCCGCCGCCCAGCTCGTGCAGGTGGCCGCGCCGTTCGCCAGCGCCATCGAACTCGTCACCGCCGACAGGGCCGTGAACCTCAAGAGCATGATGTCCGTCATGGGCGTGGGCCTCGCCAGCGGCGCCAGCTTCAGCGTCCGCGCGACCGGTGACGACGCGCAGGCCGCCGTGGACGCCATCGCCGCCCGCCTGGAAGAACAGGGCCTCGCCCGCCGTGCCTGACCCGACCCTCACGCCCGCCGCCGTTCCGGTCACGCTGAGCGGCGTGGCCGCCTCGCCCGGCACCGGCATCGGCCCGGCGTTCCTCCTGAGCGCCCCGGACCTGAGCTTCGACACCCTGACCGGCCAGGACCCGGCCGCCGAACGCGCCCGCCTGGACGCCGCGCTGGCTGCCAGTCGCACCGACCTGAACGGGGTCCGCGAGGGCGCCCGCGCCCGCCTGGGCGACGACGCCGCCGCGATCTTCGACGCGCACCTGCTGCTGCTCGACGACCCGGAACTCGGCGCGGCCATCCAGGAAACCCTGACCGGCGGCGCGAACGCCGAGGCGGCCGTCCACGGCGCGTTCGGGGCGTTCATCGGGATGTTCGAGAGCCTGGACGACCCGTACCTGCGCGAGCGGGCCGCCGACCTGCGCGACCTGCGCGCCCGCGTCCTCTCGCACCTGCTGGGCCGCCCCCTGGCCAGCCTGACTGAGCTGCGCGAACCGGCCATCGTGGTCGCGCACGACCTGACGCCCAGCGACACCGCCGGACTTGACCCCGCCCTGGTACGGGGCGTCGTCACGGCCGTGGGCGGACGCACCAGCCACAGCGCGATCATGGCGCGCGGCCTGGGCCTGCCCGCCGTGGTCGGCGTGGGCGAGGCCGCCCTGGCGGGCCTGACGCGCGGCACGCCGCTGATCGTCAGCGGCGACGCGGGCACCGTGACCGTCCACCCGGACGCCGCCGCCCTGAGTGCCGCACAGGCCGCGCAGGCCGCCGCGCAGGCCGAACACGCCCGCCTGGACGCCCTGAAAGGCCAGCAGGGCCGCACCGCCGACGGCCTGCGCGTGGAACTCGCCGCGAACATCGGCTCGCCCGCCGAGGTGCCGGGCGCCCTGAACGCCGGGGCCGAGGGCGTGGGCCTGTACCGCACCGAGTTCCTGTTCCTGGGCCGCGACGACCTGCCCGGCGAGGACGAACAGTACCGCGCCTACCGCGCCGTCCTCGAAGGCATGGCGGGCCGCCCCGTGATCATCCGCACGCTGGACATCGGCGGCGATAAGGCCCTGCCCGCGCTGGGCCTCCCGCACGAGGAGAACCCCTTCCTGGGCTTCCGCGCCATCCGCCTGTGCCTCGCGCGGCCCGACCTGTTCCGCGTGCAGCTGCGCGCCCTGCTGCGCGCCAGCGTGCACGGCCAGCTGCGCGTGATGTTCCCCATGATCGCCACCGTGCAGGAATTCCTGGACGCCCGCGCCCACCTGGACGCCGCCCGCGCCGAACTGACCGCCGAGGGCGTGCCGGTCGCCGCGGACATCCCGGTCGGGATGATGGTCGAGATTCCGGCCGCCGCCGCCCTGAGTGAGCAGTTCGCGCGGCACGCGGACTTCTTCAGCGTGGGCAGCAACGACCTGATCGGGTACGCCATGGCCGCCGACCGCATGAACGAGCGGGTGGCGAACCTGTACCAGCCGCTGAACCCGGCCGTGCTGACCCTGATCGCCCTGACCTGCCAGGGCGCCGCCCGCCACGGGAAATGGGTGGGCGTGTGCGGCGAGATGGCCGGCGATCCCCTGGCGCTGCCGCTGCTGGTCGGGCTGGGCGTCACGGAACTCTCCATGAGTGCCCCGGCGCTGCTGCCGCGCCGCGAGCAGGTGCTGAACCTGAACGCCGCGCAGGCCCGCGAACTGGCCGCGCAGGCCCTGACCCTCAGCCACGCCGCCGAGGTCGAGGCCGCCGTGCGCGCCGCCTACCCCGACCTGACCCCCACCGATGCCTGAGTCGATGCCTGACGGAGCGGGCGTGACGGTCCTGCGCGGCCTGCTGCTGATGCCCGGCCCGCAGGGGAGCCTCGCGCCGGGCCGCCTGACCCTTCAGGGTGGCCTGATCCGCGCCGCAGAGTCCGACCCGCAGGCCCCGCGTGACCGGGTGATCCTGCCCGGGTTCGTGGACACCCACGTTCATGGCGGCGGCGGCGGGGACACCATGGACGGCCCGGACGGCGTTCGCACCCTGGCCCGCCTGCACGCCCGGCACGGCACGACCACGCTGCTGCCCACCACCATCACCCACCCCTGGGAGGCGGTGCTGGACGCGCTGCGCGGCGTGGCCGAGGTCATGCGTGTGGGCGTGCCCGGCGGCGCGGACATCGCCGGCGCCCATCTGGAAGGGCCGTTCATCAGCCCGCAGCGGCTGGGCGCACAACCGCCCTGCGCCGTGGACCCCACCGAGGAACTGGTGGCGCAGGTCATCGCGACGGGCGTCCTGCGGGCCGTGACCCTCGCCCCGGAACTGCCGGCCGCGCGGGAAGCGGCTCTGGCCTTCGCGCGGGCGGGCGTGCGGGTCGGGATCGGGCACACCCGC from the Deinococcus depolymerans genome contains:
- a CDS encoding HPr family phosphocarrier protein, which translates into the protein MEQHFTVTAEHGLHARPAAQLVQVAAPFASAIELVTADRAVNLKSMMSVMGVGLASGASFSVRATGDDAQAAVDAIAARLEEQGLARRA
- the ptsP gene encoding phosphoenolpyruvate--protein phosphotransferase — protein: MPDPTLTPAAVPVTLSGVAASPGTGIGPAFLLSAPDLSFDTLTGQDPAAERARLDAALAASRTDLNGVREGARARLGDDAAAIFDAHLLLLDDPELGAAIQETLTGGANAEAAVHGAFGAFIGMFESLDDPYLRERAADLRDLRARVLSHLLGRPLASLTELREPAIVVAHDLTPSDTAGLDPALVRGVVTAVGGRTSHSAIMARGLGLPAVVGVGEAALAGLTRGTPLIVSGDAGTVTVHPDAAALSAAQAAQAAAQAEHARLDALKGQQGRTADGLRVELAANIGSPAEVPGALNAGAEGVGLYRTEFLFLGRDDLPGEDEQYRAYRAVLEGMAGRPVIIRTLDIGGDKALPALGLPHEENPFLGFRAIRLCLARPDLFRVQLRALLRASVHGQLRVMFPMIATVQEFLDARAHLDAARAELTAEGVPVAADIPVGMMVEIPAAAALSEQFARHADFFSVGSNDLIGYAMAADRMNERVANLYQPLNPAVLTLIALTCQGAARHGKWVGVCGEMAGDPLALPLLVGLGVTELSMSAPALLPRREQVLNLNAAQARELAAQALTLSHAAEVEAAVRAAYPDLTPTDA